A genomic window from Candidatus Kouleothrix ribensis includes:
- a CDS encoding GNAT family N-acetyltransferase: MSSDVSLRTVLETDLPTFFAFQLDPEANAMAAFTAKDPTNQAAFMAHWQRILTDPTIINRTIVVDGQVAGSVSSYEDAGHPEVTYWLGKHYWGQGLATRALTAFLAHANPTRPIYARAAKDNIGSLRVLEKCGFMIIGEDTGFANARGKEVEEFLLRLD, from the coding sequence ATGAGCAGTGATGTTTCGTTACGCACGGTGCTGGAAACCGACCTCCCGACCTTCTTCGCCTTTCAATTGGACCCCGAGGCGAATGCAATGGCCGCATTCACCGCCAAGGATCCCACCAACCAGGCCGCCTTCATGGCGCATTGGCAGCGAATACTAACCGATCCGACCATTATCAACCGGACGATCGTTGTGGATGGACAGGTCGCGGGGAGTGTCAGCAGCTATGAAGATGCCGGGCATCCCGAAGTCACCTATTGGCTCGGCAAGCACTACTGGGGCCAAGGTCTGGCTACCCGAGCGCTCACCGCCTTTCTGGCACATGCCAATCCGACCCGCCCGATCTATGCACGTGCTGCCAAGGACAATATCGGCTCGCTGCGGGTCTTAGAAAAATGTGGATTCATGATTATCGGTGAGGATACCGGTTTCGCCAACGCACGTGGCAAGGAGGTTGAGGAATTCCTCCTCCGACTCGACTAA